One Sphingopyxis macrogoltabida genomic region harbors:
- a CDS encoding acetyl-CoA carboxylase biotin carboxyl carrier protein translates to MSAADRTAELEQLIAEFEKSGLRELHVVRDGVEIYLSNDAGSIGLSTGASAAPAPSSPVSPAAAGTVPPSPAADSLPAAETWPEGAEIVRAPYLGTFYRAPKPGSPAYVEVGSAVTAESELCLVEVMKLFTTVRACSDGIVHAILSADGALVEADQPLFVIVKG, encoded by the coding sequence ATGAGCGCCGCCGATCGTACCGCCGAACTCGAGCAACTGATCGCCGAGTTCGAGAAGTCGGGGCTGCGCGAACTGCACGTCGTGCGCGACGGCGTCGAAATCTATCTGTCGAACGACGCCGGCAGCATCGGGCTCAGCACGGGAGCGTCTGCCGCCCCCGCACCCTCATCGCCAGTCTCCCCTGCCGCCGCCGGTACGGTACCCCCGTCGCCGGCGGCGGACTCTTTGCCTGCGGCAGAGACATGGCCCGAAGGTGCAGAGATCGTGCGGGCGCCCTATCTCGGCACCTTCTATCGCGCGCCGAAGCCCGGTTCGCCAGCCTATGTCGAGGTCGGCAGCGCGGTGACCGCGGAATCGGAACTCTGCCTCGTCGAGGTGATGAAATTGTTCACGACCGTCCGTGCCTGCAGCGATGGCATCGTCCACGCCATCCTGTCGGCCGACGGCGCGCTGGTCGAAGCCGACCAGCCGCTGTTCGTGATCGTGAAGGGCTGA
- a CDS encoding acetyl-CoA carboxylase biotin carboxylase subunit, whose translation MAIARLFIANRGEIALRVARAAQALNIETVLGVSEADRDSAAARLVDRTIVLGPGPAARSYLDAKLVVQAAKATGCDALHPGYGFLSERAMFAQLCEDHGIIFVGPQPDIIDALGDKLRAREMASAAGVPLVPGSGEIGSAADARRIADEIGYPVLLKAAAGGGGRGMVIANNGEEVEAGYGRASAEALAAFNDGTLFMERFVPEARHVEVQLIGDGQGKVVHFGERDCSVQRRYQKLIEEAPSVAMPDSLRAALHKAAVDLAASVDYRNAGTVEFLYDVMRQEVYFIEVNARIQVEHPVSEMVSGVDLVQQQLRVAGGQGLSMAQDDVVLSGHAIECRINAEDAARGFTPVPGTITRWAPPEGEGIRLDSHMSSGAAIPPFYDSMVGKLIVHGKDRAEAVSRLTDALDDFTVEGVPTTIDLHRQIVRHPDFIANAFHTRWLEQVMLAEPAIAAE comes from the coding sequence ATGGCGATCGCCCGCCTGTTCATTGCCAACCGCGGCGAGATCGCGCTGCGCGTCGCGCGCGCCGCGCAGGCGCTGAATATCGAGACCGTGCTGGGTGTGTCTGAAGCCGACCGCGACAGCGCCGCGGCGCGGCTGGTCGACCGCACCATCGTGCTGGGGCCCGGTCCCGCGGCGCGCAGCTATCTCGATGCGAAACTCGTCGTACAGGCGGCGAAGGCGACCGGCTGCGACGCGCTCCACCCGGGCTATGGCTTCCTCTCCGAGCGCGCGATGTTCGCGCAGCTCTGCGAGGATCATGGCATTATCTTCGTCGGGCCGCAGCCGGACATCATCGACGCGCTCGGCGACAAGCTGCGTGCGCGCGAAATGGCGTCGGCGGCCGGGGTGCCGCTGGTCCCCGGCAGCGGCGAGATCGGCAGCGCCGCCGACGCGCGGCGCATCGCCGACGAAATCGGCTATCCGGTGCTGCTGAAGGCCGCGGCGGGCGGCGGCGGACGCGGCATGGTGATCGCGAACAACGGCGAAGAGGTCGAGGCGGGTTACGGGCGCGCGAGCGCCGAGGCGCTGGCGGCGTTCAACGACGGCACTTTGTTCATGGAGCGCTTCGTTCCCGAGGCGCGCCACGTCGAGGTGCAGTTGATCGGCGACGGGCAGGGCAAGGTCGTCCATTTCGGCGAGCGCGATTGTTCGGTGCAGCGCCGCTACCAGAAATTGATCGAGGAAGCGCCGAGCGTCGCCATGCCCGACAGCCTGCGCGCGGCGCTGCACAAGGCGGCGGTAGATCTGGCCGCGAGCGTCGATTATCGCAACGCCGGGACGGTCGAATTCCTGTACGACGTGATGCGGCAGGAGGTCTATTTCATCGAGGTCAACGCGCGCATCCAGGTCGAGCATCCGGTCAGCGAAATGGTGAGCGGCGTCGATCTGGTGCAGCAGCAGCTTCGCGTCGCGGGCGGGCAGGGGCTGTCGATGGCGCAGGACGATGTCGTGCTGTCGGGTCATGCGATCGAATGCCGCATCAATGCCGAGGATGCGGCGCGCGGTTTCACCCCCGTTCCCGGCACGATCACCCGCTGGGCGCCGCCCGAAGGCGAGGGCATCCGGCTCGACAGCCATATGAGCAGCGGCGCCGCGATCCCGCCCTTCTATGACTCGATGGTCGGCAAGCTGATCGTCCATGGCAAGGACCGCGCCGAGGCGGTGTCGCGGCTGACCGACGCGCTCGACGATTTCACCGTCGAAGGCGTGCCGACGACGATCGACCTCCACCGGCAGATCGTCCGCCATCCCGATTTTATCGCCAACGCTTTCCATACGCGCTGGCTCGAACAAGTGATGCTCGCCGAACCGGCGATCGCAGCGGAGTAG
- a CDS encoding pyruvate carboxylase, whose amino-acid sequence MAHIKFLDETCRDGQQSLWGMRMQAGQAYPALPTIDQTGYSTISLAGSSLFEVLVRHCQEDPWAGFDLMMSQIKNTPVRGGIRSNGSVTFGFTPQVLMDLWMERLCVHGVRSWWIYDVLFNIDKMTRLAKLSKKYDCKVAATMLFTLSPVHDDAFWADKADKLSAIPEVDSLLLYDTGGVLDRDRIKTLVPAIVANARGKPVEMHSNNMLGQSAKAYCDAVEYGVTVLHTAARSMANGPSIPSIDIMVKNMEALGHTHDIDVSKLQPVSEHFRKVAKTAGYLHDQHYEYDVTSLTTQIPGGMMGTLRNQLIQQNMLDMLPQVLGEVAAVRRELGYPGMATPFAQLVGTLAVLNIVTGKRYGAIPDEVIQYAAGYYGEPPAPIDPDVMDRIAAAPRAKEIFGNPPPEPTLEDLKRQHGTEDEDELILRALVPASDIVRMRAAGPLKRDYPTLSSPEMEQVRRLMQVANTPFVQIKSAELDLVMRR is encoded by the coding sequence ATGGCGCACATCAAATTTCTCGACGAAACCTGCCGCGACGGCCAGCAGAGCCTGTGGGGCATGCGAATGCAGGCGGGGCAGGCCTATCCGGCGCTGCCGACGATCGACCAGACCGGCTATTCGACGATCAGCCTTGCCGGGTCGTCGCTGTTCGAAGTGCTCGTCCGCCATTGCCAGGAGGATCCCTGGGCGGGGTTCGACCTGATGATGAGCCAGATCAAGAATACCCCGGTGCGCGGCGGCATCCGCTCGAACGGGTCGGTGACCTTCGGTTTCACGCCGCAGGTCTTGATGGACCTCTGGATGGAGCGGCTCTGCGTCCACGGGGTGCGGAGCTGGTGGATTTACGACGTGCTGTTCAACATCGACAAGATGACGCGGCTCGCCAAGCTGTCGAAGAAATATGACTGCAAGGTCGCGGCGACGATGCTGTTCACCCTGTCGCCGGTGCACGACGATGCCTTCTGGGCCGACAAGGCCGACAAGCTCTCGGCGATCCCCGAAGTCGACAGCCTGCTGCTCTACGACACGGGCGGCGTGCTCGACCGCGACCGGATCAAGACGCTCGTTCCCGCGATCGTCGCCAATGCGCGCGGCAAGCCGGTCGAGATGCATTCGAACAATATGCTGGGGCAATCGGCCAAGGCCTATTGCGACGCCGTCGAATATGGCGTGACCGTGCTCCACACCGCCGCGCGGTCGATGGCGAACGGCCCGTCGATCCCGTCGATCGACATCATGGTCAAGAATATGGAGGCGCTCGGCCACACGCACGACATTGATGTGTCGAAACTGCAGCCGGTGTCCGAGCATTTCCGCAAGGTGGCGAAGACCGCGGGTTATCTCCACGACCAGCATTATGAATATGATGTCACCTCGCTGACCACCCAGATCCCCGGCGGGATGATGGGGACGCTGCGCAATCAGCTCATCCAGCAGAATATGCTCGACATGCTGCCGCAGGTGCTGGGCGAGGTGGCGGCGGTGCGCCGCGAGCTGGGCTATCCCGGCATGGCGACGCCCTTCGCGCAGCTCGTCGGCACGCTCGCGGTGCTCAATATCGTCACCGGCAAGCGCTATGGCGCGATCCCCGACGAGGTGATCCAATATGCCGCCGGCTATTATGGCGAGCCGCCGGCGCCGATCGATCCGGACGTCATGGACCGCATCGCCGCGGCGCCGCGCGCCAAGGAAATCTTCGGCAATCCGCCGCCCGAGCCGACGCTGGAAGATCTGAAACGCCAGCACGGTACCGAGGACGAGGACGAACTGATCCTGCGCGCGCTGGTCCCCGCGTCGGACATCGTCCGCATGCGCGCGGCGGGACCGCTGAAGCGCGATTATCCGACGCTCTCGTCGCCCGAGATGGAGCAGGTGCGGCGGCTGATGCAGGTCGCGAATACGCCGTTCGTGCAGATCAAGTCGGCCGAACTCGATCTCGTCATGCGGCGCTGA
- a CDS encoding class I adenylate-forming enzyme family protein, with product MIDYFDRGARMAHDKPCMIAGENMRTYAEVSARSHAIARALIADGFAAGAHAAVLSGNAMVAFEAILGILRADGVWVMANNRAAVGENAYLLGLLDVDTLFVHSEVADRIATFRAECPNIRRYVALDLPFAEADLFVGDMLDGSGDPAPQRRSGHEDELAFLGNTGGTTGRPKGVMLSNRNWQALVSSLVASMPMKVPPVNLVAAPMTHAAGPLALASMALGGTVVVLPKFDPPAVVAAIEKHRVTYMFLPPTAIYMLLAEPSVRTADLSSLEYISYAGAPMSLDRLKEAIAVLGPVMNASFGQTEAPMCVTAMPPHEHLNADGDLAHPGSCGRANLLSIVEIMDEEGNILPPGERGEIVVRGPLVMAGYYKNPEATAEVSTFGWHHTGDIGVRDADGWFYVVDRKKDMIISGGFNIYPAEVEQAILAHPDVQDCAVIGVPDDKWGEAVVAVVEPRAGASVDVDALLASAREALGPVKTPKAIEVVAALPRSNAGKVLRAELRRERWTAAGRAI from the coding sequence ATGATCGACTATTTCGATCGCGGCGCGCGGATGGCGCATGACAAGCCGTGCATGATCGCCGGCGAGAACATGCGGACCTACGCCGAAGTGTCGGCGCGCAGCCATGCCATCGCGCGCGCGCTGATCGCCGACGGCTTCGCGGCCGGGGCGCATGCGGCCGTGCTGAGCGGCAATGCGATGGTCGCGTTCGAAGCGATCCTCGGCATCCTCCGCGCCGACGGCGTGTGGGTGATGGCGAACAACCGCGCCGCGGTGGGCGAAAATGCTTATCTGCTGGGCCTGCTCGACGTCGATACTTTGTTCGTCCATTCGGAGGTCGCCGACCGCATCGCGACCTTTCGCGCCGAATGCCCCAACATCCGCCGCTATGTCGCGCTCGATCTGCCCTTCGCCGAGGCCGACCTGTTTGTGGGCGATATGCTCGACGGTTCCGGCGACCCCGCGCCGCAGCGGCGCTCGGGGCATGAGGACGAGCTCGCTTTCCTCGGCAACACCGGCGGGACGACGGGGCGACCGAAGGGCGTGATGCTCTCGAACCGCAACTGGCAGGCGCTGGTGTCGAGCCTCGTCGCGTCGATGCCGATGAAAGTACCACCGGTGAATCTCGTCGCCGCGCCGATGACCCACGCGGCGGGGCCACTCGCGCTCGCCAGCATGGCGCTGGGCGGGACGGTGGTCGTGCTGCCGAAATTCGATCCGCCCGCCGTGGTCGCGGCGATCGAGAAACATCGCGTAACCTATATGTTCCTGCCGCCGACCGCGATCTACATGCTGCTCGCCGAGCCGAGCGTGCGGACCGCCGACCTCTCCAGCCTCGAATATATCAGCTATGCCGGAGCGCCGATGTCGCTCGACCGGCTCAAGGAAGCGATTGCCGTGCTGGGGCCGGTGATGAACGCGAGCTTCGGGCAGACCGAGGCGCCGATGTGCGTCACCGCGATGCCGCCGCACGAGCATCTGAATGCCGACGGCGACCTTGCGCATCCGGGGAGCTGCGGCCGCGCCAACCTGCTGTCGATCGTCGAGATCATGGACGAGGAGGGCAACATCCTGCCGCCCGGCGAACGCGGCGAGATCGTCGTGCGCGGGCCGCTGGTGATGGCGGGCTATTACAAGAACCCGGAGGCGACGGCCGAAGTGTCCACCTTTGGCTGGCACCATACCGGCGACATCGGGGTGCGCGACGCGGACGGCTGGTTCTATGTCGTCGACCGCAAGAAGGACATGATCATCTCGGGTGGGTTCAACATCTACCCGGCCGAGGTCGAACAGGCGATTCTCGCGCATCCCGATGTCCAGGATTGCGCGGTGATTGGCGTGCCCGACGACAAATGGGGTGAGGCGGTGGTCGCGGTGGTCGAACCGCGCGCGGGGGCGAGCGTCGATGTCGACGCGCTGCTGGCATCGGCGCGCGAAGCGCTGGGGCCGGTGAAGACGCCCAAGGCGATCGAGGTCGTCGCGGCGCTGCCGCGCAGCAATGCGGGCAAGGTGCTGCGCGCCGAACTGCGCCGCGAACGCTGGACGGCGGCGGGGAGGGCGATCTGA
- a CDS encoding thiolase family protein has translation MRDAVILGVGMTPFGRHLDKSHEQLTQWAVREALADSGVPPGEIDMAVYANVIQGFFAGEMSIPGEYALRPLGISGVRGFHVEAACASSTVGLHVAVDYVRAGLADCVLVVGVEKLYSDDRAKKFAVFQQPRDLVEAEAYLAKTANLLAPVPPGGESVSPNILMQAYAAQARLHIATYGSTQRQIAAVAAKDHGHSVHNPLSQYRKPMSVDEVLAAPTVAWPLTNPMCAPISDGAAAAIVCSADWARRFPDARAVRVLAAESQTGSERAPDDYANHVTRIVGARAYEKASVGPKDIDIAEVHDASSIGEMIQTEALGLCAPGEAGIAAERGETALGGRIPVNVSGGLVSKGHPLGATGLGQIFELVTHLRGDAGTRQVEGARIAIAENSGGFYGVEDGMSAVTILAR, from the coding sequence ATGCGCGATGCGGTGATCCTCGGCGTCGGCATGACGCCGTTCGGCCGCCATCTCGACAAGAGCCACGAGCAACTCACGCAATGGGCGGTGCGCGAGGCGCTGGCCGACAGCGGGGTGCCGCCGGGCGAGATCGACATGGCGGTCTATGCCAATGTGATTCAGGGATTTTTTGCCGGCGAAATGTCGATCCCCGGCGAATATGCGCTGCGCCCGCTCGGCATTTCGGGGGTGCGCGGTTTCCATGTCGAGGCGGCGTGCGCCAGCTCGACCGTCGGGCTGCACGTCGCGGTCGATTATGTCCGCGCGGGGCTCGCCGACTGCGTGCTCGTCGTCGGGGTCGAGAAGCTCTATTCGGACGACCGCGCCAAGAAGTTTGCGGTGTTCCAGCAGCCGCGCGACCTTGTCGAAGCCGAAGCCTATCTGGCCAAAACTGCGAACTTGCTCGCGCCGGTGCCGCCGGGCGGCGAGAGCGTCAGTCCCAATATTCTGATGCAGGCCTATGCCGCGCAGGCGCGGCTTCATATTGCCACCTATGGCTCGACCCAGCGCCAGATCGCGGCGGTCGCTGCCAAGGATCATGGCCATTCGGTGCACAATCCATTGAGCCAGTATCGCAAGCCGATGTCGGTCGACGAGGTGCTTGCGGCACCGACGGTGGCGTGGCCGCTGACCAATCCGATGTGCGCGCCGATCAGCGACGGCGCGGCGGCGGCGATCGTGTGCAGCGCCGACTGGGCAAGGCGCTTTCCCGATGCGCGCGCGGTGCGCGTGCTGGCAGCGGAATCGCAGACCGGGAGCGAACGCGCGCCCGACGATTATGCCAACCATGTCACGCGCATCGTCGGCGCGCGCGCTTATGAAAAGGCGAGCGTCGGTCCGAAGGATATCGACATCGCCGAGGTTCACGACGCCAGCTCGATCGGCGAGATGATCCAGACCGAAGCGCTCGGCCTCTGCGCGCCCGGTGAGGCGGGCATCGCCGCCGAACGCGGCGAGACGGCGCTTGGCGGGCGCATTCCGGTCAATGTGTCGGGCGGGCTGGTGTCGAAGGGGCATCCGCTCGGCGCGACCGGGCTGGGGCAGATTTTCGAACTGGTCACGCATTTGCGGGGAGATGCGGGTACGCGGCAGGTCGAAGGCGCACGCATCGCGATCGCGGAGAACAGTGGCGGCTTTTACGGGGTCGAGGATGGCATGTCGGCGGTGACGATATTGGCGCGTTGA
- the ybeY gene encoding rRNA maturation RNase YbeY, with the protein MLSVETHAATPWPDALDWEVRAGEAAAAALALTPYASLVNAAPLVEISVRLTDDSEVHALNRDFRGKDKPTNVLSFPQVQDDLLEGLANSDDGEILLGDIVLARETCAREAEEKGIPLVDHATHLIVHGTLHLVGYDHMDDTSAAAMEALEVKALASLGIANPYAEQD; encoded by the coding sequence GTGCTGAGCGTCGAAACCCATGCCGCGACGCCGTGGCCCGATGCGCTCGACTGGGAGGTGCGCGCCGGAGAGGCGGCGGCTGCGGCGCTCGCACTTACGCCCTATGCATCGCTCGTCAACGCCGCGCCGCTTGTCGAGATTTCGGTGCGCCTGACCGACGATAGCGAAGTACACGCGCTTAACCGCGATTTCCGCGGCAAGGACAAGCCGACCAACGTATTGTCTTTCCCTCAGGTGCAGGACGACCTGCTCGAAGGGCTGGCGAACAGCGACGATGGCGAAATCCTGCTCGGCGACATCGTGCTGGCGCGCGAAACCTGCGCGCGCGAGGCGGAAGAGAAGGGAATTCCGCTCGTCGATCATGCAACGCACCTGATCGTCCACGGCACGCTCCACCTCGTCGGTTACGATCATATGGACGATACGAGCGCGGCGGCGATGGAGGCGCTGGAAGTGAAAGCGCTTGCATCGCTGGGCATCGCCAATCCATATGCAGAGCAGGATTAA
- a CDS encoding hemolysin family protein: protein MPDDQGSSNRSEEDSSKSGLLSGLKNLLFRGDKEPSLREQIEDVIDEAEEEGQERRGSSIVGDLSPIERKMLRNLLHFGEQTVDDVAVPRADIIAIPESATFVEAVALFAEAGHSRLPIYRETLDEVVGMIHVKDVFAVMAEGRTPPPLLDLIRQPLYVPQSMGVLDLLAEMRAKRTHLAIVIDEYSGTEGLLTIEDLVEEIVGEIEDEHDDEPEPLIVAGEQGCWEADARAELDDIGEAIDPRLAEVDEDVDTLGGLAAVLAGHVPEVGEILLHPSGWRIEVTEADERRVHHLRLHPPVEVDLEAPPERPEDY from the coding sequence ATGCCCGACGACCAGGGGTCTTCGAACCGATCGGAAGAGGACAGTAGTAAATCCGGACTGTTGTCCGGGCTGAAGAACCTGTTGTTCCGCGGCGACAAGGAGCCGTCGCTGCGCGAACAGATCGAAGACGTCATCGACGAGGCCGAGGAGGAAGGCCAGGAGCGGCGCGGGAGCAGCATCGTCGGGGACCTGTCGCCGATCGAGCGCAAGATGCTGCGCAACCTCCTCCATTTCGGCGAGCAGACGGTCGACGACGTCGCTGTGCCGCGCGCCGACATCATCGCCATTCCCGAAAGCGCGACCTTCGTTGAGGCGGTCGCGCTGTTTGCCGAAGCGGGGCACAGCCGCCTGCCCATCTATCGCGAGACGCTCGACGAGGTCGTCGGCATGATCCACGTCAAGGATGTCTTCGCGGTGATGGCCGAGGGGCGGACGCCGCCGCCGCTGCTCGACCTGATCCGCCAGCCGCTCTATGTGCCGCAGTCGATGGGCGTGCTCGACCTGCTCGCCGAAATGCGCGCCAAACGGACCCACCTCGCCATCGTCATCGACGAATATTCGGGCACCGAAGGACTGCTGACGATCGAGGATCTGGTCGAGGAAATCGTCGGCGAGATCGAGGACGAGCATGACGACGAACCCGAACCCCTGATCGTCGCGGGCGAACAGGGGTGCTGGGAGGCCGACGCGCGCGCCGAACTCGACGATATCGGCGAGGCGATCGACCCGCGGCTCGCCGAGGTCGACGAGGATGTCGACACGCTCGGCGGCCTCGCTGCTGTGCTTGCGGGCCATGTCCCCGAGGTCGGCGAAATATTGCTCCACCCGAGCGGCTGGCGGATCGAGGTGACCGAGGCCGACGAGCGCCGCGTCCATCACCTGCGCCTCCATCCGCCGGTCGAGGTCGACCTCGAAGCGCCGCCGGAACGGCCGGAGGATTATTGA
- a CDS encoding glycosyltransferase family 4 protein: MDVSDLRIALFSGNYNMTVDGANKALNRLVGYLLSQGAAVRVYSPTVANPDFEPTGDLVSVPSMAIPNRPEYRIPLHFSSRVREDITRFAPNILHISSPDRVSRQAAAWARRRRIPVACSVHTRFETYFRYYNLSFLEPVIVAWLRKLYRKCDALIAPSESFAQVLRQQRMNYDIGIWTRGVERDVFNPGRRDMTWRRSWGMADDVPAIAFLGRLVMEKGLDVFADAIDQLGRRGVPHEVVVIGEGPAGDWFESRLPRAKFVGFQGGDNLARALASCDMLFNPSVTETFGNVTLEAMACGLPVVAARATGSASIVKHGQTGYLVTPGSITSFADDLERYCRDPALRAAHGAAALQESATYQWDAINQTVADTYLRLIRQKQRHGG, encoded by the coding sequence ATGGACGTTTCGGACCTTCGCATCGCCCTCTTCAGCGGCAATTACAACATGACGGTCGATGGCGCGAACAAGGCGCTGAACCGCCTCGTCGGCTATCTTCTGTCACAGGGGGCGGCGGTGCGCGTCTATTCGCCGACCGTTGCCAACCCTGATTTCGAACCGACCGGCGACTTGGTAAGCGTGCCGTCGATGGCGATCCCGAACCGCCCCGAATATCGCATCCCGCTCCATTTCTCGTCGCGGGTTCGGGAGGATATCACCCGGTTCGCCCCGAACATCCTCCATATCTCCAGCCCCGACCGGGTGTCGCGGCAGGCGGCGGCATGGGCACGGCGGCGGCGGATTCCGGTCGCCTGTTCGGTGCACACGCGCTTCGAAACCTATTTCCGCTACTACAACCTGTCCTTCCTCGAACCGGTCATCGTTGCCTGGCTGCGCAAGCTGTATCGCAAGTGCGACGCGCTGATCGCCCCGTCGGAAAGCTTCGCCCAGGTGCTGCGCCAGCAGCGGATGAACTACGATATCGGCATCTGGACGCGCGGGGTCGAGCGCGATGTGTTCAACCCCGGACGCCGCGACATGACCTGGCGCCGCTCGTGGGGGATGGCCGACGACGTCCCGGCTATCGCCTTCCTCGGGCGGCTGGTGATGGAAAAGGGGCTTGATGTCTTCGCCGATGCGATCGACCAGCTCGGCCGCCGCGGCGTCCCGCACGAGGTCGTCGTGATCGGCGAGGGGCCGGCTGGCGACTGGTTCGAATCGCGGCTGCCGCGCGCCAAGTTCGTCGGCTTCCAGGGCGGCGACAACCTCGCCCGCGCGCTGGCGTCGTGCGACATGCTGTTCAATCCTTCGGTTACCGAGACCTTTGGCAATGTCACGCTTGAGGCAATGGCGTGCGGGCTTCCGGTCGTCGCCGCACGCGCCACGGGCAGCGCGAGCATCGTCAAGCACGGCCAGACCGGCTATCTCGTGACGCCGGGATCGATCACCAGCTTTGCCGACGATCTCGAACGCTATTGCCGCGACCCTGCCCTGCGCGCGGCGCATGGCGCGGCGGCGCTGCAGGAGAGCGCAACCTATCAGTGGGATGCAATCAACCAGACGGTCGCCGACACCTATTTGCGGCTGATCCGTCAGAAACAGCGGCACGGGGGCTGA
- a CDS encoding replication-associated recombination protein A has product MAGDLFGEDAPAEQGGGATGAVPLAERLRPRALADVVGQEHLTGPEGTIGRMVAAGQLSSIILWGPPGTGKTTIARLLAEAVGMRFAPLSAVFSGVADLRQAFADAEKMAAAGKRTLLFVDEIHRFNRAQQDGFLPYVERGTVVLVGATTENPSFALNAALLSRAQVLVLHRLDEAALATLVERAEAEVGRALPVTDDARGSLIASADGDGRFLLNQVETLFSAAIDTPLDPAELAQFLHRRMPVYDKDRDGHYNLISALHKALRGSDPQAALYYMARMLVAGEEPLYVLRRLVRFASEDVGLADPQALVQCLAAKDAYQFLGSPEGELAIVQACLYLATAPKSNAAYAAQKAAFASARDTGSLAPPANILNAPTKLMKDLGYGAGYEYDHDAEGGFSGADYWPEGMGAQIYYRPTDRGFEKRIAERIAWWDEQRRVKGG; this is encoded by the coding sequence ATGGCCGGCGACCTGTTTGGCGAGGACGCGCCTGCAGAGCAGGGCGGCGGCGCGACGGGGGCGGTGCCGCTCGCTGAACGCCTGCGCCCGCGCGCCCTGGCCGACGTCGTCGGGCAGGAGCATCTGACCGGCCCCGAGGGGACGATCGGACGGATGGTTGCGGCGGGGCAATTGTCGTCGATCATTCTCTGGGGGCCGCCGGGGACGGGCAAGACGACGATCGCGCGGCTGTTGGCCGAGGCGGTCGGCATGCGCTTCGCGCCGCTGTCGGCGGTCTTTTCGGGCGTCGCCGACCTGCGGCAAGCCTTCGCCGATGCCGAGAAGATGGCGGCGGCGGGCAAGCGCACCCTGCTTTTCGTCGACGAAATTCACCGCTTCAATCGCGCGCAGCAGGACGGTTTCCTGCCCTATGTCGAACGCGGCACGGTGGTGCTCGTCGGCGCGACGACCGAGAATCCCAGCTTCGCGCTCAACGCCGCGCTGCTGTCGCGCGCGCAGGTGCTGGTGCTCCACCGCCTCGACGAGGCAGCGCTGGCGACACTGGTCGAGCGTGCCGAGGCCGAGGTCGGCCGGGCGCTGCCGGTCACCGACGATGCGCGGGGGTCGCTGATCGCCAGCGCCGACGGCGACGGGCGTTTCCTGCTCAATCAGGTCGAAACGCTGTTTTCGGCCGCGATCGATACGCCGCTCGATCCGGCTGAACTGGCGCAGTTCCTCCATCGCCGCATGCCCGTCTACGACAAGGATCGCGACGGGCACTACAATCTGATCTCGGCGCTCCACAAGGCGCTGCGCGGGTCGGATCCGCAGGCGGCGCTTTACTATATGGCGCGTATGCTCGTCGCGGGTGAGGAGCCGCTCTACGTGCTGCGGCGGCTTGTTCGCTTCGCGAGCGAAGACGTCGGCCTCGCCGACCCGCAGGCGCTCGTGCAATGCCTCGCCGCGAAGGACGCCTATCAGTTCCTCGGCTCGCCCGAAGGCGAACTCGCGATCGTGCAGGCGTGCCTCTATCTCGCGACCGCACCCAAATCCAACGCCGCCTATGCCGCGCAAAAGGCGGCCTTTGCTTCGGCGCGTGACACCGGGTCGCTCGCGCCGCCCGCCAATATCCTCAACGCGCCGACCAAGCTGATGAAGGATCTCGGCTATGGTGCAGGCTATGAATATGACCATGATGCCGAGGGCGGGTTCTCGGGCGCCGATTACTGGCCCGAAGGCATGGGCGCGCAAATCTATTACCGGCCGACCGACCGCGGGTTCGAAAAGCGCATTGCCGAGCGGATCGCCTGGTGGGACGAGCAGCGGCGGGTAAAGGGCGGATAA
- a CDS encoding MmcQ/YjbR family DNA-binding protein, translating to MVPKFDSWDDVVRFACTLPDVEMLPFYGTPCPKLNGKALASPGREAGSFAVMCKPDEKDILLETDPATFWQTPHYEGWHALLVRFGSDDPERIANVIRRAWWDRAKKAQRQTFGERP from the coding sequence ATGGTGCCGAAATTCGACAGTTGGGACGACGTGGTGCGCTTTGCCTGCACCTTGCCCGACGTCGAGATGCTGCCCTTTTACGGTACGCCCTGTCCCAAGCTCAACGGCAAGGCGCTGGCATCGCCCGGGCGCGAGGCGGGAAGTTTTGCCGTGATGTGCAAGCCGGACGAGAAGGACATCCTGCTCGAAACCGATCCCGCCACTTTCTGGCAGACGCCGCATTACGAAGGCTGGCATGCGCTGCTCGTCCGCTTCGGATCCGACGATCCCGAACGTATCGCCAACGTCATCCGCCGCGCCTGGTGGGACCGGGCCAAGAAGGCGCAGCGGCAGACCTTTGGCGAGCGGCCCTGA